From Mucilaginibacter rubeus, a single genomic window includes:
- the rlmD gene encoding 23S rRNA (uracil(1939)-C(5))-methyltransferase RlmD, with amino-acid sequence MSKANKPKFFENVQIIDIAEEGKGVGKADDFVLFVDKAVPGDIADVQVYRSKKNFGEGKITELKQASEYRTTAFCEHFGTCGGCKWQHMTYEAQLKFKQKSVVDALSRLAKINVEGIMPIVPSPADRYYRNKLEFTFSNKRWLYDGENKEDGTLNMNALGFHIPGRFDKILDVNHCYLQAEPSNSLRNEIRDFTVQQGYTYYDLRNHSGMLRNLVVRTSSTGEIMVIVVFAYAEQSEIDKLMGHVDARFPEITSLLYIVNQKKNDTIFDQDVIAFKGPEYIHEEMNGIKFRIGPKSFYQTNSVQALRLYEITRDFAGFKGDELVYDLYTGAGTIANFVAGHVREVVGVEYVPTAIEDAKVNSAINNITNTKFYAGDMKDVLVADFVAEHGKPDVIITDPPRAGMHPDVVARLMEIEAPKIVYVSCNAATQARDLLVLKEKYDTVKIQPVDMFPHTQHVENVVLLVLRDWR; translated from the coding sequence ATGAGTAAAGCTAACAAACCAAAGTTTTTTGAGAACGTACAGATCATTGATATTGCCGAAGAAGGCAAAGGCGTGGGCAAAGCCGATGATTTTGTACTTTTTGTAGATAAGGCCGTACCCGGCGACATTGCCGATGTACAAGTGTACCGTAGTAAGAAAAACTTCGGCGAAGGTAAGATCACCGAATTAAAACAAGCTTCTGAATACCGCACCACTGCTTTCTGTGAGCACTTTGGCACCTGCGGTGGCTGCAAATGGCAGCACATGACCTACGAGGCACAGCTTAAATTCAAACAAAAATCGGTTGTTGACGCGTTAAGCCGTTTGGCTAAGATCAACGTTGAGGGCATTATGCCTATCGTTCCCTCTCCTGCCGACAGGTATTACCGCAATAAACTCGAATTTACCTTCTCCAACAAACGCTGGCTTTACGATGGCGAAAACAAGGAAGATGGCACGCTGAACATGAACGCTCTGGGTTTCCATATCCCCGGCCGTTTTGATAAAATATTAGATGTAAACCATTGCTATCTGCAAGCCGAACCATCTAACAGTCTGCGTAACGAGATCCGTGATTTCACCGTTCAGCAAGGTTATACTTATTACGATTTGCGCAATCACAGCGGCATGCTCCGTAATTTGGTTGTACGCACCTCATCAACCGGCGAGATCATGGTAATAGTAGTTTTCGCTTATGCAGAGCAAAGTGAGATTGATAAGTTGATGGGCCACGTTGATGCCCGCTTCCCGGAAATCACCTCATTGCTGTACATCGTAAATCAGAAAAAGAACGATACCATATTTGATCAGGACGTTATAGCTTTTAAAGGGCCTGAATATATTCATGAAGAAATGAATGGCATCAAGTTCCGCATAGGTCCTAAGTCATTTTATCAAACCAACTCGGTACAGGCACTTCGTCTGTATGAAATAACCCGCGATTTTGCCGGTTTCAAAGGCGATGAACTGGTATATGACCTTTACACCGGCGCCGGTACCATCGCCAACTTTGTTGCCGGTCACGTACGTGAGGTTGTGGGTGTTGAATATGTGCCAACTGCTATTGAAGATGCCAAAGTTAACTCGGCCATCAATAATATCACCAATACCAAATTTTACGCGGGTGATATGAAAGATGTACTGGTGGCCGATTTCGTAGCCGAGCATGGCAAACCGGATGTGATCATCACCGATCCCCCGCGCGCAGGTATGCATCCGGACGTTGTGGCCCGCCTCATGGAAATAGAAGCGCCTAAAATTGTATACGTAAGCTGTAATGCTGCCACTCAAGCCCGTGATTTGCTGGTATTGAAAGAGAAATACGATACGGTTAAAATTCAACCGGTTGATATGTTCCCGCATACCCAGCACGTGGAGAATGTGGTGTTGCTGGTTTTGAGAGATTGGAGATAA
- a CDS encoding BT_3928 family protein, whose amino-acid sequence MKKTSSNSAVIWIPRLLVGLLFIFSGLIKANDPLGFSYKLVEYFEVFHMTFLNGLALTMAIVLCALEMLLGFALLIGARAVKVAWGLLLLIIFFGFLTFYSAFFKVVQTCGCFGDAIPLTPWQSFSKDMVLLALVLILFVKRKQITPLFNAKVGDKWLICAAIVSIGFGEYTYNFSPIIDFLPYKIGANLPDEMKIPPGAPLDEFELTYHLKNKKTGATKVMNDKEYLKSNIWKDANWEVIGDPENRLVKKGYEPKIRDLAIQDAQRNDYTKELLSSPFYSLFIVAYDLSETDKDAINRLNALAINLTDNYNIRTILLTSNSAADAKAFAKEHKLISEVFYADGVPLKSMVRSNPGVLLMKNGTVINKWHYHSVPKYEDIVKQYLQKQ is encoded by the coding sequence ATGAAAAAAACATCATCAAACAGCGCCGTTATATGGATTCCCCGCTTATTGGTGGGCTTACTGTTTATATTTTCGGGACTGATCAAGGCTAATGACCCGCTTGGTTTTTCGTACAAGCTGGTAGAATACTTTGAGGTTTTTCATATGACTTTTTTGAACGGCCTGGCGCTTACTATGGCTATTGTGCTGTGCGCGCTTGAAATGCTGCTGGGTTTTGCCCTGCTTATTGGGGCACGTGCCGTTAAGGTTGCCTGGGGATTGTTGTTGCTGATCATCTTTTTCGGCTTCTTGACTTTTTACTCTGCATTTTTTAAAGTGGTGCAAACCTGTGGTTGTTTTGGTGATGCTATTCCGTTAACGCCATGGCAATCGTTCAGTAAGGATATGGTGTTGCTGGCTTTGGTGCTGATATTGTTTGTTAAACGTAAGCAGATTACGCCTTTGTTTAACGCAAAGGTTGGCGATAAATGGTTAATCTGTGCTGCAATTGTTTCGATAGGGTTTGGTGAGTACACCTACAACTTTTCGCCGATTATTGATTTTCTGCCATATAAAATAGGCGCTAACCTGCCCGATGAAATGAAGATTCCGCCGGGTGCCCCGCTTGATGAATTTGAGTTGACCTATCACCTCAAAAACAAAAAAACAGGTGCTACCAAGGTGATGAATGATAAGGAATACCTTAAATCTAATATCTGGAAAGATGCCAACTGGGAAGTGATCGGCGATCCGGAAAATCGCCTAGTGAAAAAAGGATATGAACCAAAGATCCGTGACCTGGCTATCCAGGATGCACAACGGAACGATTATACTAAAGAATTACTTTCGAGCCCGTTTTATAGCCTTTTTATAGTGGCCTATGATCTGAGCGAAACGGATAAAGATGCCATCAATCGCTTAAACGCGCTGGCCATCAATCTTACTGATAATTATAATATCCGTACCATATTGCTTACTTCAAATTCGGCGGCTGATGCAAAAGCTTTCGCGAAGGAGCATAAACTGATCAGCGAGGTATTTTATGCAGATGGTGTTCCGTTGAAGTCAATGGTGCGCTCTAACCCGGGTGTTTTGCTAATGAAGAACGGCACCGTGATTAACAAATGGCATTATCATTCGGTACCTAAATATGAGGATATCGTAAAACAATACCTGCAGAAACAATAA
- a CDS encoding shikimate kinase — MKYFIVGFMGCGKTTWSRKLAAKWGYEFIDLDHVLEAKAGMSIAEYFSSFGEDAFRKLESQVLKETDYPENIVVSTGGGLPCFFDNMDWMKANGKTLYIKLSPKTLADRLENSKTIRPVLQGKKGDELVEFITGKLAEREDFYLQATNIVEGIDMSVEKLEEALGV, encoded by the coding sequence ATGAAATACTTTATTGTGGGCTTTATGGGCTGTGGCAAAACAACCTGGAGCCGCAAACTGGCCGCCAAATGGGGCTACGAATTTATTGATCTTGATCATGTGCTTGAAGCCAAAGCAGGCATGAGCATAGCCGAATATTTTTCATCTTTTGGCGAAGATGCTTTTCGCAAGCTGGAATCACAGGTTTTGAAAGAAACCGATTACCCTGAAAATATAGTAGTATCAACAGGGGGAGGCTTGCCTTGCTTTTTTGATAATATGGATTGGATGAAAGCCAACGGCAAAACGCTGTATATTAAACTATCACCTAAAACCTTAGCCGACAGGTTGGAGAACAGCAAAACCATTCGCCCGGTATTACAAGGAAAAAAAGGCGATGAACTGGTTGAATTTATAACCGGTAAACTGGCCGAGCGCGAAGACTTTTATCTGCAGGCAACAAATATTGTTGAAGGGATAGATATGTCGGTTGAGAAACTGGAAGAGGCGCTGGGGGTATAA
- a CDS encoding GH3 auxin-responsive promoter family protein: MTLFNSVFTWFMKKRIHQIELFMKYPNEVQEEWFEQLVSVAENTEWGKKYHYKSIENLSQFKERVPIQNYDTLKPFIERMLKGEKNVLWPSEIRWFAKSSGTTSDRSKFIPVSEEALEECHFKGGKDLLTIYFNNQPNPRMFTGKILTLGGSHQISQLSPDTSFGDLSAVIMKNLPMWAEFHRTPHLDIALLENFEEKIEKIAHATKDVNVTSISGVPTWNLVLFKRILEITGKKNLLEVWPNLEMYFHGAVNFTPYREQFKKLIPNEEMYYLENYNASEGFFGIQDTKEPGDMLLMLDYGIFYEFLPLEHLYDENPETLTLDEVELNKNYALIISTNAGLWRYMIGDTIKFSSLAPFRIQITGRTKHFINAFGEEVIIDNAERALEEACTQTGAIIREYTAAPVYFNGDDCGAHEWIIEFEKKPAEFERFVDLLDETLRRINSDYDAKRFKDLALRRPVVRRAPDGTFFNWMREKGKLGGQHKVPRLANDREYVDAILKMMELVG; this comes from the coding sequence ATGACCCTCTTTAACTCCGTATTTACCTGGTTCATGAAAAAGCGGATCCACCAGATTGAGCTTTTCATGAAATATCCGAATGAAGTGCAGGAAGAATGGTTTGAGCAACTGGTTTCAGTTGCTGAAAATACCGAGTGGGGTAAAAAATATCATTATAAAAGTATTGAAAACCTGAGCCAGTTTAAGGAGCGGGTCCCTATACAAAACTACGATACTTTAAAGCCCTTTATTGAGCGGATGCTCAAGGGCGAAAAAAACGTGTTGTGGCCGTCGGAGATTCGTTGGTTTGCCAAATCATCGGGCACTACCAGTGATAGGAGCAAATTTATTCCGGTAAGTGAAGAAGCACTTGAAGAATGCCACTTTAAAGGAGGTAAGGATTTGCTTACCATTTATTTCAATAACCAGCCCAATCCCCGCATGTTTACCGGGAAGATCTTGACGCTTGGTGGCAGTCACCAAATCAGTCAGTTAAGTCCGGATACTTCTTTTGGTGATCTTTCGGCAGTGATCATGAAAAACTTGCCCATGTGGGCCGAGTTTCACCGTACGCCGCATTTAGATATAGCCCTGCTCGAAAACTTTGAGGAAAAGATTGAAAAGATAGCCCATGCTACCAAGGATGTGAACGTGACCAGTATCAGCGGCGTACCAACCTGGAACCTGGTGCTGTTTAAACGCATATTGGAGATAACGGGTAAAAAGAACCTGCTTGAAGTGTGGCCCAACCTGGAGATGTACTTTCATGGCGCGGTTAACTTTACACCTTATCGCGAGCAGTTTAAAAAGCTGATCCCGAACGAGGAAATGTACTACCTCGAAAATTATAACGCGTCCGAAGGTTTCTTCGGTATACAGGACACCAAAGAGCCCGGCGATATGCTGCTCATGCTCGATTATGGTATCTTTTACGAGTTTTTACCACTCGAACACCTGTACGATGAAAACCCTGAAACCCTCACCCTGGATGAGGTAGAACTGAATAAAAATTACGCACTCATCATATCAACCAACGCGGGCCTGTGGCGGTACATGATAGGAGATACCATCAAGTTTTCATCGCTTGCCCCGTTCAGGATCCAGATCACCGGCAGGACAAAACATTTTATCAATGCCTTTGGCGAGGAAGTGATCATTGATAATGCCGAACGTGCCCTGGAAGAAGCCTGTACGCAAACCGGTGCCATTATCAGGGAATATACAGCTGCCCCGGTTTATTTTAATGGCGACGACTGTGGCGCCCATGAATGGATCATTGAGTTTGAAAAAAAACCGGCGGAGTTTGAACGTTTTGTCGACCTGCTTGATGAAACCCTGCGCCGTATCAACTCGGACTATGATGCCAAACGTTTTAAAGACCTTGCCCTACGCCGCCCGGTAGTGCGCCGTGCGCCGGATGGCACTTTCTTTAACTGGATGCGGGAAAAAGGAAAGCTGGGCGGTCAGCACAAGGTGCCTCGCCTGGCTAATGACAGGGAATATGTGGACGCTATTTTGAAGATGATGGAGTTGGTGGGGTAG
- the folP gene encoding dihydropteroate synthase codes for MLTKLINFTTFKLYNTQLTVVKDTFFRKKVTLNAGGKLIDLSSPKVMGIINITPDSFFADSRKPSIDEALLQAQKMLTDGATFLDIGAYSSRPGAVDISAQEETDRLLPVVEAIAAQFPEAIMSIDTFRAGVAESAINGGAHIINDISGGTLDIDMFTTVARLNVPYILMHMKGTPQTMNQMADYDDVFGEVFDYFVSKYSELKRLGVHDVILDPGFGFAKKAEHSYALMSRMNEFDLLGLPILTGISRKRMVYGLLGNTAEEALNGTTVLNTIALMKGTSILRVHDVKEAVEAVRIWEAVEGPPEAGQ; via the coding sequence ATGCTTACAAAGTTAATTAACTTTACCACATTCAAACTTTACAACACCCAACTAACCGTGGTAAAAGATACATTTTTCCGTAAAAAAGTTACACTCAATGCCGGCGGCAAACTAATCGACTTGTCGTCGCCAAAAGTGATGGGCATCATCAATATCACCCCCGATTCGTTTTTTGCCGACAGCCGTAAACCCAGCATTGATGAGGCCTTACTTCAGGCACAAAAAATGCTAACCGATGGTGCCACATTTTTGGATATCGGCGCATATTCATCGCGCCCCGGTGCGGTTGATATTTCAGCACAGGAAGAAACGGACAGGCTATTACCCGTTGTTGAGGCCATTGCCGCCCAATTCCCGGAAGCTATTATGTCGATAGATACTTTTCGCGCAGGTGTTGCCGAATCTGCCATTAATGGAGGCGCGCACATCATCAATGATATTTCGGGCGGTACGCTTGATATTGATATGTTCACCACCGTTGCCCGTTTAAATGTACCGTATATCCTGATGCACATGAAAGGCACCCCTCAAACTATGAATCAGATGGCCGATTACGATGATGTATTTGGCGAGGTATTTGATTATTTTGTATCTAAATACAGTGAACTCAAACGTCTCGGCGTTCACGATGTAATCCTTGACCCAGGCTTCGGCTTTGCCAAAAAAGCGGAGCATAGCTATGCGTTAATGAGCCGTATGAATGAATTTGACCTGCTGGGTTTGCCCATACTTACGGGCATCTCCCGTAAAAGGATGGTCTACGGTTTGTTAGGTAATACGGCCGAGGAGGCATTGAACGGCACTACTGTTTTAAATACTATCGCATTGATGAAGGGTACCAGTATTTTAAGGGTACATGATGTGAAAGAGGCTGTGGAAGCTGTGAGGATTTGGGAGGCGGTTGAGGGACCGCCAGAAGCTGGACAATAA
- a CDS encoding phosphoribosyltransferase family protein, translating to MPEKKLLILNKQQIQQKLDRMAYQILEDNFEEDEILIAGILPRGNHIAERLKTILDGIAPFKSRILTIELEKQSSSLSASIDFEVEECSNKVVILVDDVLNSGKTLAYGFGVFLDVPLKKLRTAVLVDRNHKSFPITTDFAGVALSTVIKEHVDVVLQEEDAEEDAVYLR from the coding sequence ATGCCTGAAAAAAAGCTTCTCATATTAAATAAGCAACAGATCCAGCAAAAGCTTGATAGGATGGCCTACCAGATCCTGGAGGATAATTTTGAAGAGGATGAAATACTGATAGCGGGCATACTGCCCCGCGGTAACCACATTGCCGAACGCCTGAAAACCATACTTGATGGCATCGCACCCTTTAAAAGCCGCATACTGACCATCGAGCTGGAAAAACAAAGCAGCAGCCTGAGTGCCAGTATTGATTTTGAGGTTGAAGAATGCAGTAACAAAGTAGTGATACTGGTTGATGACGTGCTGAACAGCGGTAAGACGTTAGCTTATGGCTTTGGCGTATTTTTAGATGTACCGCTAAAAAAGCTCCGCACAGCTGTTTTGGTTGACCGTAACCACAAAAGCTTCCCTATCACTACCGACTTTGCCGGCGTAGCCCTTTCAACCGTTATCAAAGAGCATGTTGATGTAGTGCTTCAAGAGGAGGACGCGGAAGAGGATGCGGTTTACTTGAGGTAG
- a CDS encoding DUF1599 domain-containing protein → MKKTRDYGTAWRILRPQSITDQIFIKAQRIRTLEEKKISKVGDDITGEYIGIVNYCVIAMMQLECGPEMSTELNPDHVSEMFDAKVNETKELMFAKNHDYGEAWRDMRISSLTDLILMKLLRVKQIEDNKGLTEASEGVKANYQDMLNYAVFALIKLNVHLGK, encoded by the coding sequence ATGAAAAAGACCCGTGATTACGGTACCGCCTGGCGTATCCTTCGTCCGCAATCCATCACCGATCAGATTTTTATCAAAGCACAGCGCATTCGTACCCTCGAAGAAAAAAAAATATCAAAGGTTGGGGATGATATTACCGGCGAATACATTGGCATTGTTAACTACTGCGTTATTGCCATGATGCAGCTGGAATGCGGCCCTGAAATGTCGACTGAACTTAACCCGGATCATGTAAGTGAAATGTTTGACGCGAAGGTAAACGAGACTAAAGAACTGATGTTTGCCAAAAACCATGATTATGGCGAAGCCTGGCGCGATATGCGTATCAGCTCGTTGACCGATCTGATACTGATGAAGCTGCTCCGGGTGAAACAGATAGAAGATAATAAAGGCCTTACCGAGGCATCGGAGGGCGTGAAAGCCAATTACCAGGATATGCTGAATTATGCTGTTTTCGCGCTCATTAAGCTTAATGTACACCTGGGTAAATAA
- a CDS encoding ABC transporter permease produces the protein MIPYLFRKLVYGLAVMLGVVVVVFFLFNILPVDPARMTQGQRADVQSLQAVRKEFGLDKPVPVQFAYYLNDLSPLGIHLNTVDEQQRYGYVKLFPVSKSKVLALKWPYLRRSYQTRKDVASLLMEVIPNTLVLAAAAMIFAIIIGVFLGVASAVHKDTWIDKLALSFSTLGISAPSFFAGIIIAWIFGFVLSNYTHLNMSGSLYSYDPFKGEVITLKNLVLPVITLGLRPLAIIVQLTRNAMLDVLGQDYIRTAKAKGLSNRTIIYRHALKNAMNPVITAIANWFASLLAGSFFVEYIFGYNGLGKATVDALEMSDFPVVMGSILFIAFIFVVISILVDVIYVWIDPRVKLS, from the coding sequence ATGATCCCCTACCTGTTCCGCAAATTAGTATACGGACTGGCAGTAATGCTGGGGGTAGTGGTTGTTGTTTTTTTTCTGTTCAATATTCTGCCTGTGGATCCGGCCCGCATGACCCAGGGGCAGCGTGCCGATGTGCAGTCATTACAGGCTGTGCGTAAAGAGTTTGGGCTGGATAAACCGGTGCCCGTGCAGTTTGCCTATTATCTGAATGATCTTTCGCCTTTAGGGATCCACCTTAACACGGTTGACGAGCAACAGCGCTATGGCTATGTAAAATTGTTCCCGGTGAGCAAAAGTAAGGTATTGGCGCTGAAATGGCCTTACCTGAGGCGCTCCTATCAAACCCGCAAAGATGTGGCTTCATTGCTGATGGAGGTGATCCCCAACACATTGGTGCTTGCCGCGGCTGCGATGATCTTCGCTATCATTATCGGGGTGTTTTTAGGTGTGGCGAGCGCGGTACATAAAGATACCTGGATTGATAAGCTGGCGCTGAGTTTTTCAACGCTGGGGATTTCAGCCCCGTCATTTTTTGCGGGGATCATTATTGCCTGGATATTTGGTTTTGTGCTCAGTAACTATACTCACCTGAACATGTCGGGTAGTTTGTATAGCTATGATCCTTTTAAAGGTGAAGTGATCACGCTTAAAAACCTGGTATTGCCGGTTATTACTTTAGGCTTGCGGCCGCTGGCTATTATTGTACAGCTTACCCGCAATGCCATGCTCGATGTTTTGGGCCAGGATTATATCCGTACGGCTAAAGCCAAAGGGTTAAGTAACCGGACAATCATTTATCGCCATGCGCTAAAAAATGCCATGAACCCGGTTATAACTGCCATTGCCAACTGGTTTGCATCGTTATTGGCGGGTTCGTTTTTTGTGGAATACATTTTTGGGTACAACGGATTGGGTAAAGCGACCGTCGATGCGCTTGAAATGTCGGATTTTCCGGTAGTTATGGGCTCTATATTGTTTATCGCGTTTATATTTGTGGTGATCAGTATCCTGGTGGATGTAATTTATGTTTGGATTGATCCGCGGGTAAAATTAAGCTGA